A stretch of Aureispira sp. CCB-E DNA encodes these proteins:
- a CDS encoding leucine-rich repeat domain-containing protein — protein MPTPKENIQLLSLLKSGCPDNILLAQNIAVALGVNLLELLHPYNNLVPTQTPSVEDYVQLFVNTKLDWSNLNLKQLPLNLSELQSLEHINLSNNALSTLSSPLTDLYNLQYLNLNKNRLQEITPNLDLWTNLKALHLADNLLTKLPNAVKCLHNLQDLDLSRNQLQTLPATVEYWTEIQHLHLVKNALFYLPDEIAGWQALELLDLSYNQIYELPPSIGMLKNLRRLDLTYNPIEHFPEEMAALTLLEELVLYKVPISDQEQQRLASLLPHTKIKFNFDYFF, from the coding sequence GTGCCAACTCCCAAGGAAAATATACAATTGTTATCCCTCTTAAAAAGTGGTTGTCCTGATAACATCCTTTTAGCGCAAAATATCGCTGTAGCCTTAGGGGTAAATCTGTTGGAATTGCTTCATCCTTATAACAATTTAGTACCGACCCAAACACCTTCGGTAGAAGACTATGTCCAGTTATTTGTGAATACTAAATTGGATTGGTCAAACCTAAACCTTAAACAATTACCACTTAACCTATCCGAGCTTCAATCATTGGAACATATTAATTTATCTAACAATGCTCTAAGTACTCTTTCTTCTCCCTTGACTGATCTGTACAACCTCCAATATTTGAACTTAAATAAAAATAGGCTTCAAGAAATAACCCCCAACTTAGACTTATGGACCAATCTAAAAGCACTTCATTTAGCTGACAATTTATTAACTAAACTACCTAATGCTGTAAAATGTTTACACAATTTACAAGATTTAGATTTATCTAGAAATCAATTACAGACATTACCTGCTACAGTAGAATATTGGACAGAAATACAGCATTTGCATTTAGTCAAAAACGCACTTTTTTATTTGCCTGATGAGATAGCAGGTTGGCAAGCTCTAGAGTTATTAGATCTTTCTTACAATCAAATTTATGAACTTCCTCCTAGTATTGGAATGCTTAAAAACCTTAGACGCCTAGACCTAACCTACAATCCTATTGAGCATTTTCCTGAAGAAATGGCGGCATTAACCCTCCTAGAAGAACTGGTTTTGTATAAAGTTCCCATCTCTGATCAAGAACAACAACGGCTTGCCTCTTTGCTCCCGCACACTAAAATTAAATTCAATTTTGATTATTTTTTTTAG
- a CDS encoding T9SS type A sorting domain-containing protein, translating to MTMKLTFFKNLFLWGAFMSLFSFSATAQWDTLGPALETNTAVDYNDIEVYNDTIYVAYSSTLYGGKALVKKYDGTTWQVLGGLGLSAGTAKKLDLVINSAGELYIAYIDQPNSNGVTVMKYGNGTWAPVGTVNIDNSQSEDPSLAFDNADVPHIAYVSGANFPQLEVVVKKFTGTWVDVGSALYTSSGSSNDVPKDVNITFPSTGVPHVSFVDGLGRIRTRKLSTSGTSWSVIGANINLAQLPHLGFDQNDNLYITYKDNTVSSKTSVRKLVGTSWTAVGVDGFTTGPSEHLNIAFNSSGVPYTVQTQFSTTVNAAVYGFDGNNWNLIGGQPAMGSVEYTDMVISNDVIYLVYKQFNTCYVVKYDLTVGIDQIPTLNNDITIYPNPVKNQLTVEGVEDIETIRILTMEGKIMETITTNRNVIFVENLPQGIYTIEVITEKGKGYKNFVKQ from the coding sequence ATGACAATGAAGTTAACATTTTTTAAAAACTTGTTTTTATGGGGGGCATTTATGAGCCTTTTTTCTTTTAGTGCTACAGCACAATGGGATACTCTAGGACCTGCTTTGGAAACGAATACGGCTGTGGATTATAATGATATAGAGGTATACAATGATACTATTTATGTTGCTTATTCTAGTACATTATATGGAGGGAAAGCGCTTGTTAAAAAGTATGATGGAACAACTTGGCAAGTGCTAGGGGGGCTTGGACTGTCTGCTGGAACTGCTAAAAAGCTAGATTTGGTAATTAATAGTGCTGGAGAGTTATACATTGCTTATATCGATCAACCGAATAGCAATGGTGTAACAGTGATGAAATATGGGAATGGAACTTGGGCACCAGTTGGAACAGTTAATATAGATAATAGCCAATCAGAAGACCCTAGTTTGGCATTTGATAATGCTGATGTTCCTCATATAGCTTATGTATCTGGGGCAAACTTCCCTCAGTTGGAAGTAGTGGTGAAAAAATTTACGGGAACATGGGTTGATGTAGGGTCTGCACTTTATACAAGTTCAGGTTCTTCAAATGATGTACCTAAGGATGTGAATATAACTTTTCCTTCCACAGGAGTTCCTCATGTTAGTTTTGTAGACGGTTTAGGTAGAATTAGAACGCGAAAATTAAGTACTAGCGGTACTTCTTGGTCCGTTATAGGAGCTAATATAAATTTGGCTCAATTACCTCATTTAGGATTTGATCAAAATGATAACCTATATATCACTTATAAAGATAACACAGTTAGTTCTAAAACTAGTGTTAGAAAACTTGTAGGAACTTCATGGACAGCTGTTGGTGTAGATGGTTTTACAACAGGACCTTCTGAGCATCTTAATATAGCGTTTAACTCATCGGGTGTTCCTTATACAGTTCAAACTCAATTTAGTACTACTGTAAACGCAGCGGTTTATGGGTTTGATGGAAACAATTGGAATCTGATCGGAGGGCAACCGGCTATGGGAAGTGTGGAATATACGGATATGGTTATTAGTAATGATGTTATATATTTAGTGTATAAGCAATTTAATACTTGTTATGTAGTGAAATATGATCTAACGGTAGGGATTGATCAAATTCCTACACTAAACAACGATATTACAATTTATCCTAACCCAGTTAAAAATCAATTAACAGTAGAAGGCGTAGAAGACATTGAAACAATTCGTATTTTAACGATGGAAGGGAAAATCATGGAGACTATTACAACGAATCGAAATGTGATTTTTGTTGAAAATTTACCACAAGGAATTTATACGATTGAAGTAATTACTGAAAAAGGTAAGGGGTATAAAAACTTTGTAAAACAATAA
- a CDS encoding aldehyde dehydrogenase family protein gives MSIKKIFETMEYGPAPESTKAAFDWLNTHNNKFGYYCNGKWEAPSTKTYFPTVNPSNQEVLGEIAHAGEKDVNKAVKAAKKALPQWGKLGAHGRARYLYALARKIQKHARLFAVLESLDNGKPIRESRDIDIPLVARHFYHHAGWAQLMDTDLKEYKEVGVIGQIIPWNFPLLMLAWKIAPALAMGNTVVLKPAESTSLTALLFAEICDQIGLPAGVVNIVTGEGDTGAAIVNHPDIDKIAFTGSTEVGRIIRKATAGSGKKLSLELGGKSPFIVFEDADLDSVVEGIVDAIWFNQGQVCCAGSRLLVQESIAEKLYAKIKARMAKLRIGDPLDKCIDMGAVVDGTQLKTITKLVQQGIEEGSKVYQVKDTCPKDGFYYPPTLLTNVQPASTVAQVEIFGPVLVAMSFRTHKEAVKLANNTKYGLAASIWTDNINLALDVAPKIKAGVVWVNCTNVFDAAAGFGGYRESGFGREGGKEGLYEYMDLKVKDTFSDVPFERPRTKELESLTLDNLPKIDKTAKMYIGGKQTRPDGGYSIQVFNPNGVYIGDVSEGNRKDIRNAVEAASKANSWASKTGHARAQVLYFLAENMEYRKQEIATRIAQSISVSMEAAEEEVNLSIERIYYYAAMADKYDGQVHHTTSRNITMAMPEAIGTMAVICPNEAPLLGFVSTIMPVLAMGNNVVVVPSETAPLLATDFYQLLETSDVPAGTVNIVTGNQAELASVLAKHDNVDGIWYFGNQEVSKMIELASADNMKRTWVANGKYRNWYTIEHGQGEVFLRQASQIKNIWVPYGA, from the coding sequence ATGAGTATTAAGAAAATATTTGAAACCATGGAATATGGTCCTGCACCAGAAAGCACAAAAGCAGCTTTTGATTGGTTGAATACACACAACAATAAATTTGGGTATTATTGTAATGGTAAATGGGAAGCTCCATCTACTAAAACTTATTTCCCAACGGTTAACCCTTCTAATCAAGAGGTGTTGGGAGAAATAGCACATGCTGGAGAAAAAGATGTTAATAAAGCGGTAAAAGCTGCCAAAAAAGCACTCCCTCAATGGGGTAAATTAGGGGCTCATGGGCGGGCTCGATACTTATATGCTTTGGCACGCAAAATTCAAAAACACGCTAGATTATTTGCGGTTTTAGAGTCATTGGACAATGGGAAACCAATTCGAGAATCTAGGGATATTGATATTCCATTAGTTGCCCGCCATTTCTATCATCATGCGGGGTGGGCACAGTTGATGGATACTGATTTAAAGGAATATAAAGAAGTTGGGGTTATTGGTCAAATAATTCCTTGGAATTTTCCTTTGCTAATGCTTGCTTGGAAAATTGCGCCTGCTTTAGCGATGGGGAATACCGTTGTGCTCAAGCCAGCAGAATCTACCTCCTTAACAGCATTACTTTTTGCGGAAATTTGTGACCAGATTGGTCTGCCAGCGGGAGTTGTTAATATTGTAACAGGGGAAGGAGATACTGGTGCGGCAATTGTTAATCATCCCGATATAGATAAGATTGCTTTTACTGGATCTACAGAGGTAGGGCGCATTATTCGCAAAGCAACAGCAGGAAGTGGGAAAAAACTGTCGTTGGAGTTAGGAGGGAAATCTCCGTTTATTGTATTCGAAGATGCAGACTTAGATTCTGTTGTAGAAGGAATTGTAGATGCAATTTGGTTCAATCAAGGGCAGGTGTGTTGTGCTGGTTCTAGACTGTTGGTTCAAGAAAGCATTGCAGAAAAGTTATATGCAAAAATTAAAGCTCGAATGGCAAAGCTGCGAATAGGAGATCCACTAGATAAGTGTATAGATATGGGGGCGGTAGTAGATGGAACCCAACTCAAAACAATCACCAAACTAGTGCAACAAGGCATTGAAGAAGGAAGCAAGGTGTATCAAGTAAAAGACACTTGTCCCAAAGATGGATTTTATTATCCTCCGACTTTGTTAACGAATGTACAGCCTGCTTCTACCGTGGCGCAAGTTGAAATTTTTGGACCTGTTCTCGTCGCTATGTCATTTAGAACGCATAAGGAAGCGGTTAAATTAGCTAATAATACGAAATATGGGTTGGCAGCTAGTATCTGGACAGATAATATCAATTTAGCGTTAGACGTAGCTCCAAAGATCAAGGCTGGGGTTGTTTGGGTAAATTGTACCAATGTCTTTGATGCAGCGGCAGGATTTGGAGGGTATCGTGAGTCGGGCTTTGGTCGTGAAGGAGGAAAAGAAGGACTATACGAGTACATGGATTTGAAAGTTAAGGACACATTTAGCGATGTTCCGTTTGAAAGACCTAGGACAAAAGAACTAGAATCTTTAACATTGGATAATTTGCCAAAGATTGATAAAACGGCAAAAATGTATATTGGGGGGAAACAGACGCGACCAGATGGAGGCTACTCTATTCAAGTATTTAATCCAAATGGAGTATATATAGGAGATGTCTCTGAAGGAAACCGCAAGGATATTAGAAATGCTGTTGAAGCCGCTTCAAAGGCGAATAGTTGGGCGAGTAAAACGGGACATGCACGAGCACAAGTACTTTATTTCCTCGCTGAAAATATGGAGTATAGAAAGCAAGAGATAGCAACCCGAATAGCACAATCTATTAGCGTTAGTATGGAGGCAGCGGAGGAGGAAGTGAACCTGTCGATTGAACGAATTTATTATTATGCTGCTATGGCTGATAAATATGATGGACAGGTGCATCATACCACTTCTAGAAATATCACTATGGCAATGCCCGAAGCCATCGGAACAATGGCCGTTATATGCCCTAATGAAGCCCCCTTATTAGGTTTTGTATCTACGATTATGCCTGTTCTAGCAATGGGAAATAATGTTGTTGTTGTCCCTTCTGAAACAGCTCCTTTATTAGCAACAGATTTTTATCAACTATTGGAAACTTCCGATGTGCCAGCAGGTACAGTAAATATTGTTACTGGAAATCAAGCAGAATTAGCTAGCGTCTTGGCAAAACATGATAATGTCGATGGCATTTGGTATTTTGGAAATCAAGAAGTTTCTAAAATGATTGAGTTGGCTTCTGCTGATAATATGAAACGAACTTGGGTGGCGAATGGGAAGTATCGCAATTGGTATACGATTGAGCATGGTCAAGGAGAAGTTTTCTTGAGACAGGCTAGTCAAATTAAAAATATTTGGGTGCCTTATGGGGCATAG
- the deoC gene encoding deoxyribose-phosphate aldolase, with protein sequence MAKTKKKREAVEETAQHQRNEGIALDMNYVRSLNVNRSAVERRAATIGTRRSVKKEWQAAWLLRAVTCIDLTTLAGDDTPSNVQRLCAKARQPVRQDLLEAMGMEKMGITTGAVCVYHNLIIEAKKALKGSHIPIAAVSTAFPAGLIPLKERLKQIELSVAAGAEEIDIVIHRAQVLTGDWEGLYQEMKQMRAACGAAHMKAILATGELSTLTNIAKASHVCMMAGADFIKTSTGKESENATLPVSLTMLRAIRDYHERTGYKVGFKPAGGIRTAKQALNWLILVKEELGDEWLNNTLFRFGASSLLGDIERQLEHFVTGRYSASYRHPMA encoded by the coding sequence ATGGCAAAAACAAAAAAGAAACGTGAGGCTGTAGAAGAGACTGCTCAACATCAAAGAAACGAAGGTATTGCTTTGGATATGAATTATGTTAGAAGCCTAAATGTTAATAGAAGTGCCGTAGAACGTAGAGCAGCCACGATAGGCACCCGTCGTTCTGTCAAAAAAGAATGGCAAGCTGCCTGGTTATTAAGAGCGGTTACATGTATTGATTTGACGACTTTAGCAGGAGATGATACCCCTAGTAATGTACAGCGTTTGTGTGCCAAAGCTAGGCAACCTGTGCGCCAAGATTTGTTGGAAGCTATGGGGATGGAAAAAATGGGAATTACAACAGGGGCAGTTTGTGTTTATCATAATTTAATAATAGAAGCTAAAAAGGCTTTGAAAGGTAGTCATATTCCAATTGCCGCTGTGTCTACTGCTTTTCCTGCCGGCTTAATTCCGTTGAAAGAACGATTAAAACAAATCGAACTTTCGGTGGCAGCAGGAGCAGAAGAAATTGATATTGTTATTCATCGGGCACAAGTTTTAACAGGAGATTGGGAAGGACTTTATCAAGAAATGAAGCAAATGCGTGCTGCTTGTGGAGCTGCCCATATGAAAGCTATTTTGGCAACCGGAGAACTTTCAACATTGACCAATATAGCCAAGGCAAGTCATGTTTGTATGATGGCAGGCGCAGATTTTATCAAAACAAGTACAGGAAAAGAATCTGAAAATGCGACTTTGCCAGTTAGTTTGACAATGTTGCGAGCCATTCGCGATTATCATGAACGAACAGGCTACAAGGTAGGATTCAAACCAGCAGGAGGTATTCGAACCGCAAAACAGGCTTTGAATTGGTTGATTTTGGTCAAGGAAGAATTGGGAGATGAATGGCTAAACAATACCCTGTTTCGTTTTGGTGCCAGTAGTTTGTTGGGAGATATAGAACGCCAGTTAGAGCATTTTGTAACAGGACGTTACTCGGCTTCTTATCGTCATCCAATGGCTTAA
- a CDS encoding PhoH family protein — MSLSEVVLLIEDLDLVAFYGQNDNNLNAVRKAYPDVTITSRGGMVKLNGEKKRVQEVKGKLEMMTKMLRQYGELSKANIKDILSGENPFLTKVKKDSKNIIVHGRNGKPILPRTQNQKKLVELSNENDILFAIGPAGTGKTYTAVALAVRALKLGIVSRIILTRPAVEAGENLGYLPGDLKDKIDPYLRPLYDALDDMIPPDKLALYMQNRVIEVAPLAFMRGRTLDNSFIILDEAQNTTETQLKMFLTRLGPYAKCIITGDLSQIDLPRKQQSGLIKSLNILRNIDGIGMLQLTSADVVRHRLVKQIIDAYEKHTETKPIPKKGKKAEEKDEDSAKDSE; from the coding sequence ATGAGTTTAAGCGAAGTAGTATTACTTATTGAAGATTTAGATTTGGTTGCTTTTTATGGTCAAAATGATAATAACCTTAATGCTGTGCGCAAAGCTTATCCTGACGTAACAATTACTTCTAGAGGAGGAATGGTCAAATTGAATGGAGAAAAAAAGCGTGTACAAGAGGTTAAGGGGAAATTGGAAATGATGACCAAGATGCTTCGCCAGTACGGAGAATTGAGCAAGGCTAATATCAAAGATATTTTAAGTGGAGAAAATCCGTTTCTTACCAAGGTAAAGAAAGACAGCAAAAATATTATTGTACATGGTCGAAATGGAAAACCCATTTTGCCAAGGACTCAGAATCAAAAAAAGTTAGTCGAACTTTCGAACGAAAACGATATCTTGTTTGCTATTGGACCAGCTGGAACAGGAAAAACCTATACGGCTGTAGCCTTAGCCGTTCGTGCTTTAAAATTGGGTATTGTAAGTCGAATTATCTTGACACGACCAGCTGTAGAGGCTGGCGAAAACTTGGGATATTTGCCAGGGGATTTAAAAGACAAAATTGATCCTTATTTGCGTCCTCTCTACGATGCACTAGATGATATGATTCCACCCGATAAGTTGGCGTTGTATATGCAAAATAGAGTAATTGAAGTAGCGCCATTGGCATTTATGCGTGGTCGTACGTTGGATAATTCTTTTATTATTTTGGATGAGGCACAAAATACAACAGAGACTCAGTTAAAGATGTTTCTAACTCGTCTGGGACCTTATGCAAAATGTATTATTACAGGAGATTTGTCCCAAATAGATTTACCTCGCAAGCAGCAGTCAGGTTTAATTAAGAGTTTGAATATTTTAAGAAATATCGATGGTATTGGTATGTTGCAACTAACTAGTGCAGATGTAGTGCGTCATCGTTTGGTGAAACAAATTATTGATGCTTACGAAAAGCATACAGAAACAAAACCAATTCCCAAAAAAGGAAAAAAAGCTGAGGAAAAAGACGAAGATTCTGCTAAAGATTCTGAATAA
- a CDS encoding FISUMP domain-containing protein yields MKNIVIGIVFCLIISNLVGSCGKSQKVIDCSLVYGTLVDPRDGSRYSTVTVCDDVWMTQNLRYEVPGVVKDPISLGVEYGVLYNYEQANGACPEGWHLATDEDWKNLEKAIGVTTEELNKTGWRGEEAGEYLKSSTQWQKGKKTYTPISFRVLPAGYSDGTYQGLKEKTRFWTATEAGAESAWVRELAIDNKKINRSEGKKSDYNSCRCVLN; encoded by the coding sequence ATGAAAAACATTGTAATCGGGATTGTGTTTTGCCTCATAATAAGCAATCTTGTAGGGAGTTGTGGAAAAAGTCAAAAAGTGATTGACTGTTCTTTGGTATATGGTACTTTAGTAGATCCTAGAGATGGAAGCCGCTATTCAACAGTAACAGTTTGTGATGATGTTTGGATGACACAAAACCTTCGTTATGAAGTTCCTGGAGTTGTCAAAGATCCTATTTCTTTGGGAGTAGAATATGGTGTCTTATACAATTATGAGCAAGCGAATGGTGCTTGTCCAGAGGGATGGCATCTGGCGACAGATGAAGATTGGAAAAATCTAGAAAAAGCAATCGGAGTAACTACTGAAGAATTAAATAAAACAGGCTGGAGAGGCGAAGAAGCAGGCGAATATTTAAAATCTTCGACTCAGTGGCAAAAAGGTAAGAAAACTTATACGCCAATTTCGTTTAGAGTGTTGCCTGCTGGATATTCTGACGGAACGTATCAAGGTTTGAAAGAAAAAACTCGCTTTTGGACTGCTACAGAAGCTGGTGCTGAGTCTGCATGGGTTAGAGAGTTAGCGATTGACAACAAAAAAATTAACCGCTCAGAAGGAAAAAAATCAGATTATAATTCTTGTCGTTGTGTGTTGAACTAA
- a CDS encoding DUF2256 domain-containing protein, which translates to MKPKKYSKTNLPEKICIVCKRPFLWRKKWEKCWDEVKYCSKKCRKESSKQ; encoded by the coding sequence ATGAAGCCGAAAAAATATTCTAAAACAAACTTACCAGAAAAAATTTGTATTGTTTGTAAACGACCTTTCTTGTGGCGTAAAAAATGGGAAAAATGTTGGGATGAAGTAAAGTATTGTAGTAAAAAATGTCGCAAAGAGTCTTCGAAACAATAG
- the thiS gene encoding sulfur carrier protein ThiS, translated as MIIWVNQKEHTYDAPLTLINLVKQLGKANKTGIAIAVNNTVIPKNNWTELLLKEQDKVTIITATQGG; from the coding sequence ATGATAATTTGGGTCAACCAAAAAGAGCATACTTATGATGCTCCTTTGACATTAATCAACTTAGTAAAACAACTGGGTAAAGCCAACAAAACGGGAATTGCTATCGCTGTAAACAATACAGTTATTCCCAAAAACAATTGGACAGAACTCTTGTTGAAAGAGCAAGATAAAGTAACCATCATAACTGCCACACAAGGGGGCTAG
- the thiC gene encoding phosphomethylpyrimidine synthase ThiC, producing MKKDKIPSEGIITKDPFPASKKIYVKGKIHDIEVAMREITLEDTVHKGTGKVEKNTPVTVYDTSGPYTDSTINIDITKGIKRLREQWILDRGDVEYLDSISSKYGQERLEDDSLDHLRFPSLQHKPLRAKKGCNVSQMHYAKKGIITPEMEYIAIRENQRRDELMQQGVDFKQHPGQSFGANIPTGFITPEFVRDEIAAGRAIIPNNINHPESEPMIIGRNFLVKINANIGNSAVTSSIAEEVEKAVWACRWGADTIMDLSTGQNIHETREWIIRNSPVPIGTVPIYQALEKVNGKAEDLTWEIFRDTLIEQAEQGVSYFTIHAGVLLRYVPLTADRITGIVSRGGSIMAKWCLSHHKENFLYTHFEDICEIMKAYDVAFSLGDGLRPGCLADANDAAQFGELETLGELTKIAWKHDIQVMIEGPGHVPMQLIKENMDKQLRDCFEAPFYTLGPLTTDIAPGYDHITSAIGAAQIGWYGTAMLCYVTPKEHLGLPNKKDVKDGVITYKIAAHAADLAKGHPGSQHRDNALSKARFEFRWNDQFNLSLDPDTAREYHDETLPAEGAKIAHFCSMCGPKFCSMKITQEVRDYAAGLKADEAAALQKGMDEKSQEFIDQGSEIYS from the coding sequence ATGAAAAAAGATAAAATTCCAAGTGAAGGCATTATTACGAAAGATCCATTTCCAGCCTCGAAAAAGATCTATGTAAAAGGAAAAATTCATGATATAGAAGTTGCTATGCGTGAAATCACCTTGGAAGACACTGTTCACAAAGGAACGGGTAAAGTAGAAAAAAATACTCCTGTAACAGTCTATGACACGAGTGGTCCTTATACCGATTCTACTATTAACATTGACATTACTAAAGGTATCAAACGTTTGCGTGAACAATGGATTTTGGATCGTGGTGACGTAGAATATTTGGACAGCATTAGTTCTAAATATGGTCAAGAACGTCTAGAAGACGACAGCTTGGATCACTTGCGCTTCCCTTCTTTACAACACAAACCACTTCGTGCTAAAAAAGGATGCAATGTCTCTCAAATGCATTATGCCAAGAAAGGTATTATTACTCCCGAAATGGAATACATTGCTATTCGAGAAAATCAACGTAGAGATGAGTTGATGCAACAAGGCGTTGACTTCAAACAACACCCTGGTCAAAGCTTCGGAGCCAATATTCCAACAGGTTTTATTACGCCTGAATTTGTTCGAGATGAAATCGCTGCAGGACGTGCTATTATTCCTAATAATATCAATCATCCTGAATCCGAACCCATGATTATTGGGCGCAATTTCTTAGTAAAAATCAATGCTAATATTGGTAACTCTGCTGTTACATCAAGTATTGCCGAAGAAGTAGAAAAAGCGGTTTGGGCTTGTCGTTGGGGAGCTGATACCATTATGGATTTGTCTACAGGGCAAAACATCCACGAAACAAGAGAATGGATTATTCGCAACTCTCCTGTTCCAATTGGTACCGTACCGATTTATCAAGCTTTGGAAAAAGTAAATGGTAAAGCAGAAGATTTGACTTGGGAAATATTTAGAGATACATTAATTGAACAAGCCGAGCAGGGGGTTTCTTATTTTACAATTCATGCTGGTGTTTTGTTGCGTTATGTACCACTGACAGCAGATCGTATTACAGGGATTGTTTCTAGAGGTGGGTCGATTATGGCCAAATGGTGTTTGTCTCATCACAAAGAAAACTTCCTATACACGCATTTCGAGGATATTTGTGAAATTATGAAAGCCTATGATGTTGCCTTTTCTTTAGGAGATGGCTTGCGTCCAGGTTGTTTGGCAGATGCCAATGATGCTGCTCAATTTGGAGAGTTAGAAACATTGGGAGAGTTGACAAAAATTGCTTGGAAACACGATATTCAAGTAATGATCGAAGGTCCTGGTCATGTTCCAATGCAATTGATTAAAGAAAATATGGACAAACAATTAAGAGATTGTTTTGAGGCTCCATTCTATACATTGGGTCCTTTGACAACTGATATTGCTCCTGGTTATGACCATATTACTTCTGCTATTGGTGCAGCTCAAATTGGTTGGTACGGAACAGCAATGCTTTGTTATGTAACCCCTAAAGAACACTTAGGATTACCCAACAAAAAAGATGTCAAAGATGGTGTTATTACCTATAAAATTGCTGCACACGCAGCTGATTTGGCAAAAGGACACCCAGGTTCTCAGCACCGTGACAATGCCTTGAGTAAAGCTCGTTTTGAATTCCGTTGGAACGATCAGTTTAATCTATCACTAGATCCAGATACTGCACGAGAATATCATGACGAAACACTTCCAGCAGAAGGGGCAAAAATCGCTCATTTCTGTTCGATGTGTGGTCCTAAATTCTGTTCTATGAAAATCACACAAGAAGTTCGTGACTACGCTGCGGGATTAAAAGCCGATGAAGCTGCTGCACTACAAAAAGGTATGGATGAAAAATCTCAAGAGTTTATTGATCAAGGTTCAGAAATTTATAGTTAA
- a CDS encoding FISUMP domain-containing protein, with product MITGRYTISIFILGLLFFVISCKRSIEFDPTDLIDARDGNRYSTIRYGNQRWMAENLNYDLNNSKLNPNNPISEYGRLYTLEQASIACPNGWHLPTDEEWQAMEQHLGMGAVELGFVGYRGGNIGRSLKSSTGWLLKNGSNEFEFNVYPSGLYNDVKNAFEELSYKAYLWTATEANNHTGYYRGLTKDFDGFYRDTISRSTGLSCRCVED from the coding sequence ATGATAACAGGAAGATACACAATAAGCATTTTTATACTTGGGTTATTATTTTTTGTAATTAGTTGCAAACGTTCCATAGAATTTGATCCAACTGATTTGATAGATGCCAGAGATGGCAACCGATATTCTACGATTAGATACGGTAATCAGCGTTGGATGGCAGAGAATTTGAACTATGACTTGAACAATTCAAAACTAAATCCCAATAACCCCATTTCGGAATATGGTCGTTTGTACACCCTTGAGCAAGCTTCTATCGCTTGCCCTAATGGTTGGCATTTGCCTACGGATGAAGAATGGCAAGCAATGGAACAACACTTGGGAATGGGAGCTGTAGAATTAGGCTTTGTTGGTTATCGAGGAGGAAATATCGGGCGCTCTCTGAAATCTTCTACAGGATGGTTGCTCAAAAATGGTAGCAATGAATTTGAGTTCAATGTGTATCCTTCTGGTTTATATAATGATGTCAAAAATGCCTTTGAAGAGTTGAGTTATAAAGCCTATCTTTGGACAGCTACCGAAGCAAACAATCATACTGGTTATTATAGAGGGTTAACCAAGGATTTTGATGGTTTTTATCGGGATACTATTAGTAGAAGCACAGGGTTATCTTGTCGATGTGTAGAAGATTGA